A single region of the Podospora pseudopauciseta strain CBS 411.78 chromosome 1, whole genome shotgun sequence genome encodes:
- a CDS encoding hypothetical protein (COG:F; EggNog:ENOG50KOG0616), producing the protein MANHTSMSLEAVHDTRLPATVEANVTIHRVTTVRQGNPSWWQERWVRHDNNILGHGGCGLVWLEKKEKILEAEEDKWRAVKAIRVADSKSTNEGVRYVRELEALQRFSQPKYADFFVEFFGWYEIPNYLCIAMEYCEHGDLRKYLQTVKTMPEDEVKVVASQVLGALEMMHEAGYTHRDVKPANILIKSKPPQRWWVKVCDLGLSKRAEDIAGASTTVRGTPGFLAPEVLDCDPSTGQRDSFPIDMWCFGETVYQMLTGEPVFKTLAALFHYRAGSIEFPDQAFQRVNASPEARHFVRSLMLAHPPLRRTATAHPIYGAQGHPWMAIKTVENLVIKSRSAVSYETATAWPPPLPQDGDQITGVSGKWTQTVEIAKDSMAHAIGSFGDQSESQLPSIYPALPGLGQLYHPYLQYAYSNSTLNPFYYFLSPSNYYAAQYLNAMINTMSSGGYKLPAVSLRRSVLPKRVKALFPRNVARSKPAEVVKREFKEAITKAASKVTDNRLQPKDTNLDAQESIKQHNEAADQHSDSNGNSQPLVGQSTYQQPGLSAETRFSVNKENKNFAEDFKPTIPVPSEMAELFSRGKPPKSNPAGTTGAEDHDSLRDETEESWTVVTSRRKHSGPAKRRPAPPSPSTHARALPARKSTPTPNSEVLTTQVLPVMARRPAPRLPQTIIGRQSWAEVVATEGGEPE; encoded by the exons ATGGCGAACCATACTTCGATGTCGCTGGAAGCAGTCCATGACACCAGACTTCCAGCAACTGTCGAGGCGAATGTCACCATTCACCGCGTAACAACAGTACGACAAGGCAACCCATCATGGTGGCAAGAACGATGGGTGCGGCATGATAACAACATTCTTGGACACGGAGGATGCGGTCTGGTATGGttagaaaagaaagaaaagatcCTCGAAGCGGAGGAAGACAAATGGAGAGCGGTGAAAGCCATCCGAGTAGCTGACAGCAAGAGCACCAACGAAGGCGTCCGCTACGTCCGTGAGTTGGAAGCGTTGCAAAGATTCTCTCAACCGAAG TATGCCGATTTCTTTGTTGAGTTCTTTGGATGGTACGAAATCCCAAATTACCTCTGCATCGCCATGGAGTATTGCGAGCATGGTGACTTGAGGAAGTATCTTCAAACAGTCAAAACCATGCCCGAAGACGAGGTGAAGGTGGTTGCTTCCCAAGTATTGGGTGCTCTGGAAATGATGCACGAGGCAGGGTATACTCATAGAGATGTGAAGCCCGCG AACATTCTCATCAAATCCAAGCCGCCGCAGAGATGGTGGGTCAAGGTGTGCGACTTGGGCCTGAGCAAACGTGCTGAGGACATAGCTGGCGCTTCTACGACTGTAAGGGGCACGCCCGGCTTTCTGGCACCGGAAGTGTTGGACTGCGATCCCAGCACAGGGCAGAGAGACTCTTTCCCCATCGAcatgtggtgttttggtgaGACGGTTTACCAAATGTTGACCGGAGAGCCAGTCTTCAAAACCCTGGCAGCTCTTTTTCATTACCGGGCTGGCAGCATCGAATTCCCGGATCAGGCTTTCCAACGAGTCAACGCCAGTCCAGAAGCCCGTCACTTCGTACGATCATTGATGCTTgcgcatcctcctcttcgtcgcACGGCCACCGCGCATCCGATATATGGCGCCCAAGGTCATCCTTGGATGGCAATCAAAACCGTAGAAAATCTGGTGATCAAGTCGCGGTCGGCAGTCTCGTACGAAACAGCCACCGCGTGGCCTCCCCCACTTCCTCAAGACGGGGATCAAATCACGGGAGTGTCTGGGAAATGGACGCAAACAGTGGAGATCGCAAAAGACTCCATGGCACATGCCATAGGCTCTTTCGGAGATCAGTCCGAATCTCAACTTCCTTCGATTTACCCTGCCCTCCCAGGACTTGGCCAGCTATATCACCCTTATCTACAATATGCATACAGCAACTCCACACTCAATCCATTCTACTACTTTCTGTCACCTAGCAATTACTATGCTGCTCAATATCTCAACGCAATGATCAATACGATGTCAAGTGGCGGCTACAAGTTACCTGCAGTATCTTTGCGCAGATCAGTTCTGCCAAAGCGAGTCAAGGCTCTCTTTCCAAGAAACGTGGCCCGCTCAAAACCAGCAGAAGTAGTCAAAAGGGAATTCAAGGAAGCGATCACCAAAGCGGCCAGCAAGGTGACAGACAACAGGCTTCAACCAAAGGATACAAATCTCGACGCCCAAGAGTCGATAAAGCAACATAACGAGGCGGCAGATCAGCATTCTGACTCGAATGGGAACTCCCAACCGCTCGTAGGCCAGTCAACATATCAGCAGCCTGGGCTCAGTGCCGAGACTCGATTTTCCGTCAATAAAGAAAACAAGAACTTTGCGGAGGATTTCAAGCCGACTATTCCTGTCCCGTCTGAGATGGCCGAGCTCTTCAGTCGCGGGAAGCCACCAAAGTCTAATCCAGCAGGCACGACAGGGGCAGAGGATCACGACTCGTTGCGTGACGAAACGGAAGAAAGTTGGACAGTTGTTACGTCAAGGCGAAAGCATTCTGGTCCAGCAAAGAGGCGACCAGCACCCCCGTCTCCATCGACTCATGCTAGAGCCTTGCCGGCTCGCAAGAGCACACCGACTCCAAATTCTGAGGTACTAACAACTCAGGTCTTGCCAGTTATGGCACGTCGACCGGCCCCGCGACTACCACAAACAATCATTGGCAGACAATCTTGGGCCGAGGTAGTTGCTACAGAGGGCGGGGAGCCTGAGTGA
- a CDS encoding hypothetical protein (EggNog:ENOG503NWEW) — protein sequence MAALPDILMKKVDDYVDSLAPQIQPRITEELETFQTKTIDSLEQQVIEAFRTLFDKDNNSSSSGARGLNEDVPDSYGGQSLSFANEIAKLTKSFGAVAGPGGVGDDLAEIFNLTSGGGGGGGQARGFGGEGETRSRGGGEGDGMKKFFSAAFDVVQDHLDKRNDGPGGGQGFQLDGLLGVLSNTVKDVAGNPEEKARMITPEIKELVGAKLRDQHTSIAEQFTKIALDHIKKWLRGNTTTRDLGDGVKGEFEDQVKDLVKGFGSLFGSKKSHGEGASRGIGDRAEGDGGESKGGFSKLISEKLSHGLAKVHREVRLEFRKILGQIEKQLFELLPDQFQRPLEKILGGNPFDSQLDNTVSASRSGGDRGFGDDIKAKLLIKIRSLVRKVQETLRQSILGVVNGGHRKFEKQSWVFVQGIVEQKVQRYLPKVKVTVPDDISNDDGVEVGAVTNNIQLGGGNQPITGVYPPPPPQQGHNYSGSQQYAPPPTQQYQQNQFPPPPTQEYQHGQQNQFPPPPTQEYGHGQQNQYPPPPQYNPQQYQSNQGQSYGYPNNQGY from the coding sequence ATGGCCGCCCTTCCCGACATCCTGATGAAGAAGGTTGACGATTATGTCGACTCGCTCGCCCCCCAGATCCAGCCCCGCATCACCGAGGAGCTCGAGACCTTCCAGACCAAGACCATCGATAGCCTCGAGCAGCAGGTCATTGAGGCGTTCCGGACCTTGTTCGACAAAGACAACAACAGCTCTAGCTCTGGTGCTAGAGGGCTGAACGAGGACGTTCCTGATTCGTACGGTGGACAGAGCCTGTCTTTTGCGAATGAGATTGCCAAGTTGACCAAGAGCTTTGGCGCGGTTGCGGGCccgggaggggtgggtgatgaTTTGGCGGAGATTTTTAACTTGacttctggtggtggtggtggtggtgggcaagcaaggggctttggtggtgagggggagacGAGGTCgagaggtgggggggagggggatgggatgaagaAGTTCTTTTCTGCGGCGTTTGACGTGGTTCAGGATCACCTGGATAAGCGGAATGATGggcctggtggtggtcaggGGTTCCAGTTGGATGGGCTCTTGGGGGTTTTGAGCAATACTGTCAAGGATGTGGCTGGGAAcccggaggagaaggcgaggatgatTACCCCTGAGATCAAGGAGTTAGTTGGAGCCAAACTGAGAGATCAACATACGTCTATTGCGGAGCAGTTTACCAAGATTGCGTTGGATCATATCAAGAAGTGGTTGCGGGGGAACACTACCACGAGGgatcttggtgatggtgtgaagggggagtttgaggatcAGGTGAAGGATTTGGTCAAGGGGTTTGGGAGCTTGTTTGGAAGCAAGAAGTCACATGGCGAGGGCGCGTCCAGGGGCATTGGGGATAGGgctgagggtgatggtggcgagAGCAAGGGCGGCTTCTCCAAACTCATCAGCGAGAAGCTCAGTCACGGTTTGGCCAAGGTCCACAGGGAGGTTCGCCTCGAATTCCGCAAGATTCTGGGACAGATTGAGAAGCAGCTGTTTGAGCTGTTGCCAGACCAGTTCCAGCGCCCTCTCGAGAAGATTCTGGGCGGCAATCCGTTTGACTCGCAACTCGACAATACTGTTTCGGCCTCGAGATCGGGTGGGGACCGTGGATTTGGTGATGACATCAAGGCCAAGCTGCTCATCAAGATTCGTAGCCTCGTCCGCAAGGTGCAAGAGACCCTCCGCCAGAGCATCCTCGGTGTCGTCAACGGTGGCCACCGTAAGTTTGAGAAGCAAAGCTGGGTCTTCGTCCAGGGCATTGTGGAGCAAAAGGTGCAGCGGTACCTGCCCAAGGTGAAGGTTACTGTGCCGGACGATATAAGTAACGATGACGGGGTAGAAGTGGGTGCAGTGACCAACAACATTCAGCTCGGTGGCGGCAACCAGCCCATCACTGGGGTGtatcctcccccacctccccagcagGGACACAACTACTCGGGCAGTCAGCAATATGCCCCTCCGCCAACACAGCAATACCAACAGAACCAGTTCCCGCCTCCGCCCACACAAGAGTATCAGCATGGCCAGCAAAACCAGTTTCCGCCCCCGCCCACACAGGAGTATGGGCATGGTCAACAGAACCAatacccacctcccccacagTACAATCCTCAGCAGTATCAGTCCAACCAAGGACAGTCGTATGGATACCCAAATAATCAGGGTTATTAA
- a CDS encoding hypothetical protein (EggNog:ENOG503PXQ1) gives MGRRGRDTYPWDRYECDWCMVRLNWDGRPCCARQFHHPGSRSHRKEYWESVRAENAAKRSKNLPRACRRAMMAAAAAAAAIENEDSNEGDKPDQSTPVEADATTTQTKTATEEPDAPALPAGSEVASKPRHHQDEVKKPSQKRQPKAIIGPNRIIDEGITLAFDDDNDVAKIHAANRKAWPRGPMPIAADATVEDWEIAELVRQGLIGPEDLQVNYGGFGDEACLYTIQVVDTMKKGRRGKGRRRQGVHVKDLAALDAESEWSHLDDEVYDQFLSDGESSLADWSELSFVCVES, from the coding sequence ATGGGACGGCGCGGACGGGACACCTACCCATGGGACCGGTACGAGTGTGACTGGTGCATGGTGCGATTGAATTGGGATGGACGACCGTGTTGCGCCCGCCAATTCCACCATCCTGGGTCACGGAGCCATCGCAAGGAGTATTGGGAGTCGGTCCGCGCAGAAAACGCAGCCAAGAGGAGTAAGAACTTACCTAGAGCTTGCAGAAGGGCtatgatggcggcggcggcggcggcggcggcaatcGAAAACGAGGACAGCAACGAGGGGGACAAACCTGATCAGAGCACCCCAGTGGAGGCCGATGCCACAACAACGCAGACAAAGACGGCGACAGAAGAGCCAGACGCACCAGCATTGCCCGCTGGATCAGAGGTCGCGTCAAAGCCGAGACATCACCAGGATGAGGTGAAAAAACCATCACAAAAGCGACAGCCAAAAGCCATCATCGGACCCAATAGAATCATCGATGAAGGCATCACTCTTGCcttcgacgacgacaacgacgtGGCAAAGATACACGCTGCCAACCGAAAAGCCTGGCCACGTGGTCCGATGCCCATCGCAGCTGATGCTACCGTTGAGGATTGGGAAATCGCAGAGCTTGTCCGCCAGGGACTGATCGGTCCCGAGGACCTTCAGGTGAATTATGGCGGCTTTGGGGATGAGGCCTGCCTATATACTATTCAGGTTGTGGACACGATGAAgaaagggagaagagggaaaggCCGTCGGCGACAAGGGGTTCACGTTAAGGATCTTGCGGCCTTGGACGCGGAGTCGGAGTGGTCTCATCTTGACGATGAAGTCTATGATCAGTTCCTGAGTGATGGGGAGAGCAGTCTGGCGGACTGGAGCGAGCTGTCgtttgtgtgtgtggaaTCTTAA
- a CDS encoding hypothetical protein (CAZy:CE3; COG:S; EggNog:ENOG503P05Y): MWPAEAVIGAISTLLSLQADHVAPGFISSNSTPSWHTSLAKRAAQDFFLRVMPLGASITEGIGSSKGTGYRDLLRAQLRTRGWNVNMVGSKQNGRFEDNDNEGHPGLTINQVRGEFSKTGKALMPNLVLLNAGTNDCIRQIDTNNAGARLKALIDDVFTTVPGVTVVVSTLAPSRKNDSCSADLSQQYRDLVTNTYRGNPRIGMADLHAAININDHLHPDGVHPNDAGYAIFTSLWMEAIRKLEDQIQPPAAVIDDGPANVQRPSPPNDKECIRTPGTVVDGTYLHEQVERGVLSSAKIPKRVDGREATPSQIFFANVVVMNNLFKRGEELDDRIAVYRGGDGGNRYVLSQNRAGGNFETNTMEFSVGFDCDVSKGARVIFADFNNDGLDDFFCVNAKAGVSVSLNRGGRPPRFESIGQVVPDREGFTADDVRVAQIDGDGRADYCLIKADSSIDCIRQNGQGEFNGALQLTFDKLSGIDKGRVVLGDINGDFRSDYLRIGENGNILAFINSGMGSNNAPEWRDAGIITQGGLGIMPPELIKFGRVFGSSKLDYIYLDENGGNFEVHAWQNTGKGGKVRVTEDCPP, from the exons ATGTGGCCTGCCGAAGCCGTGATAGGGGCTATCAGCACCCTGCTCTCTTTACAAGCCGACCATGTCGCCCCTGGTTTTATTTCAAGTAACAGTACACCATCATGGCACACCTCTCTAGCCAAAAGAGCAGCACAGGACTTTTTCCTACGAGTGATGCCCCTTGGAGCATCCATAACGGAAGGGATTGGTTCGAGCAAAGGGACAGGGTATCGCGATCTACTTCGTGCGCAGTTGCGCACACGGGGATGGAACGTTAACATGGTGGGATCAAAACAAAACGGGCGTTTTGAAGACAATGACAATGAAGGGCACCCAGGCTTGACCATCAACCAAGTCCGCGGGGAGTTCAGTAAGACTGGCAAGGCGCTGATGCCAAATCTGGTGCTTCTCAATGCTGGGAC GAACGACTGCATCCGTCAAATCGACACCAACAACGCGGGAGCCCGCCTCAAAGCTCTCATCGATGATGTCTTCACAACCGTTCCAGGGGTAACAGTGGTCGTTTCGACCCTGGCACCATCACGCAAAAACGACAGTTGTTCCGCAGATCTCAGTCAACAATATCGCGACTTGGTGACCAATACCTACAGAGGCAACCCACGTATTGGCATGGCCGACTTGCATGCGGCCATCAACATAAACGaccacctccatcccgaCGGGGTACATCCCAACGATGCAGGCTACGCCATCTTTACTTCCCTCTGGATGGAAGCAATCCGAAAACTCGAAGACCAGATCCAGCCTCCCGCAGCAGTGATCGACGATGGGCCTGCCAATGTCCAGCGGCCATCTCCGCCAAACGATAAGGAATGCATCCGAACCCCAGGGACAGTGGTAGATGGCACGTATCTGCATGAGCAAGTGGAAAGGGGCGTCTTGAGCTCGGCGAAAATCCCAAAGCGTGTGGATGGAAGAGAGGCAACTCCCTCACAGATCTTCTTTGCCAATGTTGTCGTCATGAACAACCTCTTCAAGAGGGGCGAGGAGTTGGATGATCGAATTGCGGTCTATCgtggcggcgatggtggcaACAGATATGTGTTATCTCAAAACAGGGCTGGTGGGAATTTCGAGACAAACACGATGGAGTTCAGTGTGGGATTCGACTGCGATGTATCAAAGGGGGCAAGGGTCATTTTCGCTGATTTT AACAATGATGGTTTGGATGACTTCTTCTGTGTCAATGCCAAGGCAGGCGTTTCGGTCTCCTTGAACCGCGGGGGAAGGCCTCCCAGATTCGAGAGCATCGGGCAGGTGGTGCCGGACCGGGAGGGTTTCACAGCTGATGATGTTCGAGTTGCCC AGATCGACGGTGACGGAAGAGCCGATTACTGCCTCATCAAAGCTGACAGCAGCATTGACTGCATCCGCCAAAATGGACAAGGAGAATTTAACGGAGCCCTGCAGTTGACCTTTGATAAACTGTCCGGCATTGACAAGGGGCGTGTTGTGCTGGGAGACATCAATGGAGA TTTCCGCAGTGATTATCTGAGAATTGGAGAAAACGGCAACATCCTAGCATTCATCAACTCCGGCATGGGCAGCAACAATGCCCCGGAATGGCGAGACGCTGGTATCATAACCCAGGGTGGACTTGGCATCATGCCACCAGAGCTTATCAAATTTGGACGGGTCTTCGGTTCATCAAAACTGGATTACATTTACCTGGACGAGAATGGCGGCAACTTTGAGGTTCATGCCTGGCAAAACACTGGGAAAGGAGGTAAAGTGCGTGTCACAGAGGACTGTCCTCCATGA
- a CDS encoding hypothetical protein (COG:S; CAZy:AA8; EggNog:ENOG503P3MT), which translates to MLWTLWFGLLAALLSRTVTAQANAIYRDPDTGLVFSSNYVLYRVNQGITYRVAIPANVQTYTSYDAVIQAVIPNDVGWAGIAWAGSMPRNPLTVAWRNSQNQPVLSSRWAGGHITPQAYNNAQYTLFRTGTKSNGTHWQYTALCKGCTSWTTDTGASRFLSPRGGNRMAFAYSPNRPSSPNSPTSTIPIHDVHGYWQHDFSGAANQDFDAIVERLASGV; encoded by the exons ATGCTCTGGACTTTGTGGTTTGGGCTCCTCGCGGCCCTGCTCAGCAGAACCG TGACGGCGCAGGCTAATGCCATCTACCGCGACCCCGACACCGGCCTCGTGTTTTCTTCCAACTACGTGCTGTACAGGGTAAACCAGGGCATCACGTACCGCGTAGCCATTCCGGCCAACGTCCAGACCTACACCTCGTACGATGCCGTTATCCAGGCCGTCATTCCTAACGATGTCGGTTGGGCCGGTATTGCCTGGGCTGGCTCTATGCCCAGGAACCCGTTGACTGTTGCCTGGAGAAACAGCCAGAACCAGCCGGTGCTCTCCTCTCGCTGGGCTGG TGGCCATATCACCCCCCAGGCCTACAACAACGCCCAGTACACCCTTTTCAGGACCGGCACCAAGTCCAACGGCACCCACTGGCAGTACACCGCTCTCTGCAAGGGATGCACTTCGTGGACGACCGACACCGGCGCCTCCCGCTTCCTGAGCCCCAGGGGAGGAAACCGCATGGCTTTTGCCTACTCCCCCAaccgtccttcttcccccaacagccccaCCTCGACCATCCCAATCCATGACGTCCATGGATACTGGCAACACGACTTCTCGGGGGCTGCCAACCAGGACTTTGACGCCATTGTCGAGAGACTTGCGAGCGGTGTCTAA
- a CDS encoding hypothetical protein (EggNog:ENOG503P67T; COG:K): MSGLTINSSTSFDPYATTSFDAAQLQSYSDFSPIFDNFEDFGTDFNSDSAASPISPISPVLSSSSFSYPTADQWVDWDRIEHSPEPEALFKTNPFDGSILTSNATSNNNYLRNPSLSPAVNPMATVIGTEGIDSQAPLFQTAPIMVAPLPSQQQQMAASMDDASKRYPSRNLKRKTSIPSEDDEPLPASKRSSPPPAAAPRRSSKDNSAAGPKKTAHNMIEKRYRTNLNDKISQLRDAVPALRIVAQRMENPGAYEENGADDMMADEILGGLSPAAKLNKATILAKATEYIMQLERRNLGLETENNALRGRMEGLEMLLMSRGGPQPQQLPVWN; this comes from the exons atgTCTGGACTAACTATCAACTCGTCGACATCATTCGACCCAtatgccaccacctcctttgATGCTGCCCAGCTT CAATCATACTCTGACTTCTCACCCATCTTTGACAACTTTGAGGACTTTGGCACCGACTTCAACTCGGACTCGGCagcctcccccatctcccccatctctCCTGTTCtctcctcaagctccttcAGCTACCCCACTGCCGACCAGTGGGTTGACTGGGACAGGATCGAGCACTCCCCAGAGCCCGAAGCTCTGTTCAAGACCAACCCCTTTGACGGGTCCATCTTGACTAGCAacgccaccagcaacaacaactaccTCCGCAACCCGTCACTAAGCCCCGCGGTCAACCCCATGGCCACCGTCATTGGGACCGAAGGCATCGACAGCCAAGCGCCCCTCTTCCAAACGGCGCCCATCATGGttgcccctctcccctcccaacaacagcagatGGCTGCCTCCATGGACGATGCCTCCAAGAGGTACCCATCCCGCAACCTTAAGCGCAAGACCTCAATCCCGTCCGAGGACGACGAGCCCCTCCCCGCGTCCAAGCggtcctcccccccaccagcagCCGCCCCTCGCCGGTCCTCCAAGGACAACTCCGCCGCCGGACCCAAGAAGACGGCCCACAACATGATCGAGAAGCGGTACCGCACCAACCTTAACGACAAGATTTCGCAGCTCCGCGACGCCGTCCCAGCACTCCGCATCGTGGCGCAGAGAATGGAGAACCCCGGCGCCTACGAGGAGAATGGCGCCGACGACATGATGGCGGACGAGATCCTCGGCGGTCTCTCCCCAGCggccaagctcaacaaggcCACCATCTTGGCCAAAGCCACCGAGTACATCATGCAACTGGAGCGGAGAAACCTCGGACTGGAGACGGAGAACAATGCGCTGAGGGGGAgaatggaggggttggagatgcTTTTGATGAGCAGAGGCGGCCCTCAGCCACAGCAGCTTCCTGTTTGGAACTAG
- a CDS encoding hypothetical protein (EggNog:ENOG503NZ7A), which yields MAELVGLALALPPTIDLCLKYGRQLRALCANLRQADAQISERVIRLDNNWMLFTHKLDFLKRIQHLIEDDHREIWGQTLRILLSKLEIVTGIINRLVRPLPVFLEINHSLEVNARRGKYILVKKSLDKAIEELETWQQTTDQSWFLLMRIADSQVDLALQTPTNLDAIDDKPHSNTATAIPSTVTIRASRMQDSTYGSSSEAGLTFDAAELSKMFIQQVAFSQISIAQRLYGNGQVGVYILNQITCEPAAKYQLIKKDARDLARKLQHNDPHTFGLLACKGVAVPLSTPTKGRHDRTTAPPMLTMVFRQPVHTTGIPNSLRYVLSHTAPPQTLSLRFDYAKQLARSVSYVHTFGFVHKNIRPESILVFTSTKSGLPSQSLFLVGFENFRREDGSTQRLGDDTLERNLYRHSSRQGASPNEDYIMQHDIYSLGVCLLEIGFWKSFIRYHPQTGQALPTEILPVSPHPDIKQVNHFLHTRGREFLLHLARNELPQYMGTRYAEIVETCLTCLDPDNQDFGDEREFQDEDGIRVGVRYIEKVVLRLNQLCV from the coding sequence ATGGCCGAGCTTGTTGGACTGGCTCTTGCCCTACCACCGACAATTGACTTGTGTCTGAAATATGGAAGACAACTCAGGGCCCTGTGTGCGAACCTACGCCAAGCAGATGCTCAAATATCAGAGCGTGTGATCCGTCTCGACAACAACTGGATGCTATTTACCCACAAGCTCGACTTTCTGAAGCGCATCCAGCATCTGATTGAAGATGACCATCGCGAGATTTGGGGCCAGACACTTCGGATTCTTTTGAGTAAGCTGGAAATAGTCACAGGTATAATCAATCGACTTGTAAGGCCCCTGCCTGTGTTTCTCGAGATCAACCACAGCCTTGAGGTTAATGCACGTAGGGGCAAATACATCTTGGTAAAGAAGAGTCTGGACAAGGCcatcgaggagctggagacCTGGCAACAAACAACGGACCAATCATGGTTTCTCCTCATGAGAATCGCCGACTCACAGGTCGACCTCGCTCTCCAAACGCCTACCAATCTTGACGCGATCGACGACAAACCACACTCCAATACAGCAACAGCCATTCCGTCCACAGTCACCATAAGAGCGAGTCGCATGCAAGACAGCACATACGGTAGTTCATCAGAAGCGGGATTAACCTTCGACGCAGCAGAGCTGTCCAAGATGTTCATTCAACAAGTAGCATTCTCGCAGATCTCAATCGCGCAACGGTTGTACGGAAATGGTCAGGTTGGGGTTTACATTCTCAACCAAATCACATGCGAGCCGGCAGCCAAGTATCAACTCATCAAGAAGGACGCAAGAGACCTGGCCAGGAAGCTTCAGCACAACGACCCTCATACATTCGGCCTTCTCGCATGCAAAGGAGTGGCCGTCCCATTATCAACACCGACAAAAGGCCGTCACGATCGTACTACAGCTCCACCAATGTTGACGATGGTCTTCAGACAGCCAGTCCACACTACCGGGATTCCCAACAGCCTTCGGTATGTGCTATCCCATacagctcctcctcaaacgcTGTCTCTACGATTCGACTACGCAAAACAACTCGCCAGGTCCGTCAGCTACGTCCACACGTTCGGCTTCGTTCACAAAAACATCCGCCCGGAATCCATACTGGTAttcaccagcaccaaatcGGGCTTGCCTTCGCAGTCACTCTTTCTTGTGGGCTTCGAGAACTTTCGACGGGAGGATGGCTCGACCCAGCGGCTTGGGGATGACACTCTAGAGCGAAATCTCTACCGGCATTCTTCCCGCCAAGGAGCTTCGCCGAATGAAGATTACATCATGCAACACGATATTTACAGTCTCGGTGTTTGTCTCCTGGAGATTGGCTTCTGGAAATCGTTCATACGATACCATCCCCAGACCGGCCAAGCACTGCCCACCGAGATCCTGCCTGTGTCGCCCCACCCGGACATCAAACAGGTCAACCATTTTCTACACACCCGAGGCAGGGAGTTCCTTCTACATCTAGCGCGGAACGAGCTGCCTCAATACATGGGAACGAGGTATGCCGAGATTGTAGAGACATGTCTGACCTGTCTTGACCCGGACAATCAAGACTTTGGAGATGAGCGGGAGTTccaggatgaggatgggatCAGAGTGGGAGTAAGATACATCGAGAAGGTGGTCCTGCGGTTGAATCAGCTGTGTGTATGA